One part of the Phragmites australis chromosome 3, lpPhrAust1.1, whole genome shotgun sequence genome encodes these proteins:
- the LOC133912303 gene encoding CASP-like protein 4B1: protein MAMVTTDAAAAAGKLPEEEKPDYASYNGASAADGGARARRGGGVVDSVVVRWRREDMLDKSPLALHAAAAVFAFVALVLVASNQHGDWMEFGRYQEYMYLLAIAALAFAYSLAQALRHAYRMRGGVDPISAPSARFLDFVGDQVVAYLLMSALSAAVPITNRMRSAVINNFTDATAAAISMAFFAFVALALSAVVSGYKLSKQTYM, encoded by the exons ATGGCGATGGTCACGactgacgccgccgccgccgcagggaAGCTGCCGGAGGAGGAGAAGCCGGACTACGCCTCCTACAacggcgcctccgccgccgatggcggcgcccgcgcccgccgcggcggcggcgtggtggATTCGGTGGTGGTGCGGTGGCGGCGGGAGGACATGCTCGACAAGAGCCCCCTCGCActgcacgccgccgccgcggtcTTCGCCTTCGTCGCGCTCGTGCTGGTCGCCTCCAACCAGCACGGCGACTGGATGGAGTTCGGCCGGTACCAGGAGTACAT GTACCTGCTCGCGATCGCGGCGCTGGCGTTCGCCTACTCGCTGGCGCAGGCGCTGCGGCACGCGTACCGGATGCGCGGCGGCGTCGACCCCATCTCCGCGCCGTCAGCGAGGTTTCTCGATTTCGTCGGTGATCAG GTAGTAGCATACTTGCTGATGTCTGCTCTGTCGGCTGCCGTCCCCATCACGAACCGCATGAGATCTGCAGTGATCAACAACTTCACCGATGCAACCGCTGCAGCTATCAGCATGGCCTTCTTTGCATTTGTAGCCCTTGCCTTGTCAGCCGTGGTTTCTGGATACAAGCTCTCCAAACAAACGTACATGTGA